Below is a genomic region from Pleuronectes platessa chromosome 5, fPlePla1.1, whole genome shotgun sequence.
agctggagctgcttgaCATGGAAGAGGACTTGCTTAACACAAGCTTAGAGAATCGTAATTGACTCTGAACACGCGTAGAAAGGACAGTTttagctgaaataaagtgacacccagcggctcaaaatgcttatgttatcgcttcttagcgcagcggttccccggtcttgtttccaaactgcattGCTAATGtggcttgaagctacacggaggcagatagcttcctctccagcttccacacacagtcagcagggactcttgatACTCACTACTACCAAtggtttgcttctaacctgacggtatTTGAGAAATAGTGTCATGATAGCTGTGGAATTAAAGACgtgacagcgggtttttgcgctgttaccaccgcagttagcatggtggctagcacgctagcgccgttatgacCGGGcattataaccgtatgtgactgTACTCACATGCCgttagtgctctaaccagccactgTAAGCCGGACAACTccactggcttaacacacttgtcacattaatcgtagaatcaAAGTTGTGTTTGGGCTTATTGTGATATAGGTAATATGGACTAccatatatcatatatttgtttatatatcaTACCCTATATAAACAAAATCCTAGCTCATACAATCAAGgtaagaccaaacaggaaaaactATCAATCTAGTTAACCTAAGACAGCAGATACAATAGTAATCTAGCAGAGAAGCTTAGTAAAGAATTTACTTCTGAGGAATCCAAGTAGACCAGTAGTATGAAACTCCAGAAATCCACTGCACATTTAACACAAATGTATAAAATGAGAACATGAAAAAAGTTACAATGTGACAGAGGGGTTGTTTGTTGTGATGctagaaagacattttacatCAATCATTTAGTTTGACCCTTAATATTCAACTTATGTAATACAATAACATAGAAATAGTTGAAAAGCATGAAGTCGTCGTTTTAGTCATACTTAGTTTTTGAGTGCGTCCCTCCAACGGACAAAGTGAGTGACTATAGCTACTGTCGCCTATGAGGTGTGTTGTTGGCGAATGTTGTCGCTCGTGACTCTCTGGTGATTTAACGTTCATATGACGTTGTGTTATAGTTGCTGATATAAagccctcacacacagctcctgctcagAAGGCTGCACAGAGCTCAGCTTAACAACTTCACTCCAGGGATGGTTTGGTAAACTGGGTCTTATGCTCTCCTTCTAATTATTTGTCCATGCACGATGTACTAAAATAATGTGTATTGTGTTTGATACCTGTGGATTCAAATAGAGATCATCCCTTGTTGAGTTCTGCATCTGGTTTTAGAGCTGAATGAAGTGTGGCAGTGTCTGAAagctttttacatttggttgtgacagacagaaaaatggCTGCTAACATCAGCACAGAGTACAAGATGAATGATAAGTTCATGTTGATTCAGGTCTTCGtcgtcctctttctctgcattaACCTTCTGCTAATTACGACCTTTTTCACCAAGGAGGTCTTCTACACCACCATGCGCTACGTCTTATTTGCTGTCACACTAATGTCTGACTGTCTACTTTTATTCCTGACTAACATCCTGCTCCTTTTGACTTACTATCGCTATACGATACAAATGTGGTTGTGCCTTATTATGTATATCATTTCGTCGCTGTACATGTTTGTGACACCGGTCACTCTGACGGCGATGACCCTGGAGCGCTACGTGGCCATTTGCCTGCCGCTGCGTCATGCAGAGCTGTGCTCCCCACGCAGCACTCTGCACGGCATCCTCATCATCCACAGCCTCAGCTCTCTGCCCTGCAtcgtttttctctccatcttctttgcATCGGCCTCCTACAGCTCCTACACCCAGTTCAGAATATGCACTTTGGAAATCTTCATCATCCACACGTGGCAGGGTCACCTGAGATCAGCCATTAATCAGTTTTACTTCCTGATCATGTGCATCACAATCGTGTTTTCCTATGTGAAGATAATGAGAGTGGCCAAAGCTGCATCAGGAGAGGACAAACAGTCCACATGGAGAGGACTCAGAACTGTGGGGCTTCATGCTttgcagctgctcctgtgtctcatccagCTGTGGTGTCCTTTCATAGAATCTGCTGTGCTTCAAATCAATCTCATGTTATTTATCAAGGTCAGGTACTttaattacattacttttattcttgctccgagatgtctgtctcctctcatttatggcctcagggatgaaatgttttttcatgcCCTGAAAAAATTAGCTCTCTGTGGTTTGCGTAAGAAACACTGATCAGATTTGTATCGATGAACAATTTGCCATGATGTTAtagtgtgaaatgtttttgttttttagttgaGTCTCTGGCTtgatttatattgttatttttttattaaaaaataatgtaaatgaaaaatTCAGTTGGATAtaacaatgaaaatgttaatCGATTAACATCCAATCCCACTACTTGTATTTTTACTGACAATATTTGCAAACATTGTATTAAACTCAGCTTGCAATTCATCCTGTCTGTCATTATCCTGACATTACAGAGAGAATTATAAAAACGTCAAACAGGCCTGCTGTGATATTTACAGAGTGACTATCTATAACATCATAAATGAACTAGCCTCTGCCCGCTGGCCAATGGCCACCTGCCAGATTGAATCCTCCTCGTCTTTAGTGAGTTTACCAGTGATGTCACGTATTTTCTTTGCAGAGCATTGCGTTTGTGCACAGCCTGTTCACAAATAGAGAGAACGTGcacagtttacatttaaatcaagcatcaattattttttaactgtagTTGATAAATTCAGACTTTTCTTTGAATTTCCACTGTCATGTATTGGAAGTGAAAGCCAAAGTCACATAGATCTTCATTCTGAAATCAAACCACAACTCTCAAAACTGCTTATCTatcaattaaataagtgtggaattatatatagttataaatattgGTGATTTTGGGCTGACGTATAGAGTCGaccctcacctgctctgctttcaaaccttgaaatattttaagtttagaaactgacagatattagtttatatatatacacataaaacaaaacatgtaaacatacaTAGGACTTCAAGAAGGAAAAAACTGTTGAGCATAGGATGAAGACTTACTTTTGAATACTCAGTGATGGCGTCTATGAGAGCTAAGGTGGCCTGTGAAAGAAAAGTGGTTGAACTGTCTGTAACCAGATATGCTGCTCGTCTGGTTCAATACAGACTCATTTTAGTTCAGGTTTTCATCGCACTTTTCCTCCATCAACATTTTGCTATTAACAAATCTGGTTGTGTATAATTTTTTACATGTGGTCATCTGTGTACACTCTGTTCACACGTATTACTCTTCATCACCAtgcgcttcctcctcctcattcaagGCCTCAGCTATGTGCTCTGCTTTATTCTTTCAACGTCAACATCAGTATCTCTGAGCTTCTACAAACAACACAGGGTTTCCTCTAAGGGGCTGTTCATCTACATGCAGCAGGGTCACCTCAGGTCTGCCATTGGTCAGCGTTACTTCCTGATCATGAGAATCCCCATTGTGTTTTCGTACGCTAAGATAATGAAAGTGTCCGTGCAGTgttaaatctgtgaaaacaagaAGACATCAGATCTGTGCATTTGCCAACGCTCAGCGTGGCTATAAATTacagcagaggtcttcaacagggggtccggaCCCCTGGGGGTCCGTAGaagtactgcaggggggtcgcaacatttttggttgagagaattttttatattttttataatttttaatttattttccaacCAATTTTTTCCCCACGAATTGAAATGCCTTTAAAtagacattaacatgcatccaacatattgtgaggctaaTATGAccatctgcctgacaacctccatccgtccaaggttagataagttgtgtgctacccattcGGGtttgacatctcactaatgtgggagtatgtgtgccatccacagatggcttgaggattcactgtctcttctacatgtatgtgttagggtttgtggtggtgttcggaccccaaagcagacacggaggagCAGGTAGTGAAAAAGGTAACAGTTTATTGACTGTGTAGGCAGGTACAGGCTGGAGCGGCAGGGTGCAGGCTGGCTGGAGGATCCACGGAGAGGCAAGGAGGACAGCCGAGCGAAGAGGCACACGGAGGTTCTGCGTGGAGCAAGCAAGAAGCAGGAATTTAGTCCACAAAACAAAACGAGACGTGAAGGTCGAGAGCAACCGCGAAACAACTACCATGATATATGGAATAATCTGGCGCCGGCTTGTTGAGCGGACCAGATCTCTATAGCGGGGATGATTAGGAttgagtgcaggtgcgcctcgtccgctgcagggaaccagccacgccccctacCGCTCACAGCACctgcaaagggaaacagagaaggggaggaggagagacgaaaacaacaacatacaacTAACCAAATCCTTACAGTATGTttcatataaaaacatgaatctgttaattattttaatagctcagtgttgtatgcaagatgtatgtttatgaatggcagtggcatggtcATCCTGTacattgcacatgtttaaattaagaacatgaatatatgaacccgtgtaatatttgaatagtttagtattgaatgcacaaaaacagggtagctatgtgtatacatggcactaggcccagtttaatataaaacacaattttatagaatatatatagtatggggtccctgctccatctctccaccagtttgagggtccttggcc
It encodes:
- the LOC128440474 gene encoding odorant receptor 131-2-like, whose product is MNDKFMLIQVFVVLFLCINLLLITTFFTKEVFYTTMRYVLFAVTLMSDCLLLFLTNILLLLTYYRYTIQMWLCLIMYIISSLYMFVTPVTLTAMTLERYVAICLPLRHAELCSPRSTLHGILIIHSLSSLPCIVFLSIFFASASYSSYTQFRICTLEIFIIHTWQGHLRSAINQFYFLIMCITIVFSYVKIMRVAKAASGEDKQSTWRGLRTVGLHALQLLLCLIQLWCPFIESAVLQINLMLFIKVRYFNYITFILAPRCLSPLIYGLRDEMFFHALKKLALCGLRKKH